A part of Plasmodium coatneyi strain Hackeri chromosome 8, complete sequence genomic DNA contains:
- a CDS encoding RhoGAP protein, with product MLDSDAEVPPEILVEYEKLLTKSYTENFDELYKTDLLKVIGKDGYGSHIVLLIPCFIVSSGADPEKTLRYAILTLDPIVKENYVLILCETHTNWLTDAVYAYAKQWYDTLPRKYKKNLKKLYLVHSGFMSKTLLTIVTPFVSPKFWKKVEYIEKLEDLFLQLNINPTYYLRCFPYIVQRNEEVLLGGKTVSVFGADLEILCQRFGKTYMEYKHIPSILVDFLTHLMKPEIINTKDLFYLQADANTLYGIIGDIEYGEPTTDFNNIPSLVCSFKLFLDTQKHGLLGKDAFTRLYHLKTVSASDKAIRSVLFKLYNKLQPGVKECLVCLLNFFKTVSTYSSENNMTVETLAKIFAPTFFRPSVPNAVFSQCIPLANKSLQMIIESPDILTNPEKYDAESDSSEESESDDSKEEDSKTGSSSEETSSESEGSKGDKGQSSDSAELSKSGSEASERGGPNKKDTPQKDTLQKDALQSGESKKKSDEETEEESEEESEEESEDESEEVTEEATEEESGSVEDTRKVNFKREDEKAE from the exons atgctggACTCCGATGCCGAAGTACCGCCAGAAATTCTGGTGGAATACGAAAAATTGTTGACAAAGTCGTACACGGAAAATTTTGATGA ATTGTACAAGACCGACTTGCTGAAGGTAATTGGGAAGGATGGATACGGCTCACACATCGTTTTGTTGATTCCGTGTTTTATCGTTTCGTCCGGTGCAGACCCTGAGAAGACACT GAGATACGCCATCCTGACGTTGGACCCTATCGTGAAGGAGAACTACGTGCTGATTCTGTGCGAAACGCACACAAATTGGCTGACAGACGCGGTTTACGCGTACGCAAAGCAGT GGTATGACACTCTTCCGAGGAAATATAAGAAGAACCTGAAAAAACTCTACTTGGTGCACAGCGGATTCATGTCCAAAACGCTGCTAACAATTGTGACTCCATTTGTGTCACCCAAATTCTGGAAAAAAGTAGAATACATAGAAAAGTTAGAAGATCTATTTTTACAATTAAATATAAATCCAACATATTATTTGAGATGCTTTCCATACATAGTTCagagaaatgaagaagtgCTATTAGGAGGAAAAACGGTTTCCGTTTTTGGAGCAGATTTAGAGATTTTATGTCAGCGGTTTGGAAAAACCTACATGGAATATAAACACATCCCTTCCATCCTTGTGGATTTTTTAACCCATTTAATGAAGCCTGAAATTATAAATACGAAAGATCTGTTCTACTTACAAGCAGATGCAAATACATTGTATGGAATAATTGGAGACATAGAATATGGAGAACCGACAACCGACtttaacaacattccttctttagtTTGTTCTTTCAAGCTCTTTTTAGATACACAGAAACATGGGTTGTTGGGTAAAGATGCCTTCACGAGGTTGTACCATTTAAAAACCGTTTCAGCATCGGATAAGGCGATAAGAAGTGTTTTATTTAAACTGTATAATAAACTTCAACCGGGTGTTAAGGAATGTTTAGTCTGtcttttgaatttttttaaaaccgTCTCAACGTATTCAAGTGAAAATAACATGACGGTGGAAACTCTGGCTAAGATTTTTGCTCCCACTTTCTTCAGACCCAGTGTTCCCAACGCCGTTTTTTCGCAGTGCATTCCTTTGGCGAATAAGTCCCTGCAGATGATAATTGAGTCCCCCGATATTTTGACG AACCCGGAGAAATACGACGCAGAAAGTGACAGCTCAGAGGAGAGCGAATCAGATGACAGCAAGGAGGAGGACTCCAAAACGGGGAGCTCAAGTGAGGAGACGAGCAGCGAGTcagaaggaagcaaagggGATAAGGGGCAGTCCAGCGATTCGGCGGAGCTTTCCAAAAGTGGATCGGAAGCCTCGGAAAGGGGAGGCCCCAACAAAAAGGATACCCCACAGAAGGACACATTGCAAAAGGATGCATTGCAAAGTGGCGAATCGAAGAAGAAATCGGACGAAGAGACCGAGGAGGAGTCCGAGGAGGAATCTGAGGAAGAGTCTGAAGATGAATCCGAGGAAGTGACAGAGGAAGCTACGGAGGAAGAATCGGGTTCAGTGGAAGACACCAGGAAggttaattttaaaagggaggATGAGAAGGCGGAATGA
- a CDS encoding Dynein light chain 2B: MAGSASEISESLNAWMNSNSSIESYVLINSDGIPLKYNEDVSYEHAVKQASLFSDLLTKTKRCVKELLPQENEFNSNLRIRTKKETEYIICNHGDYSLITKQNCKDTQTNKNK, from the exons ATGGCTGGCTCAGCGAGCGAAATAAGTGAATCGCTAAATGCCTGGATGAATAGCAACTCGTCCATAGAGTCCTACGTTCTGATCAATTCTGACG GCATCCCGCTAAAATACAACGAAGACGTGAGCTACGAACATGCAGTTAAGCAGGCCTCCCTGTTCTC AGACTTActaacaaaaacaaaaaggtgtGTTAAGGAATTGCTTCCTcaagag AACGAATTCAACAGCAACCTACGTAttcgcacaaaaaaagaaactgaATACATCATATGCAACCATGGGGACTATTCGCTCATAACAAAACAGAATTGCAAGGACACGCAaacgaataaaaataaatga
- a CDS encoding PPPDE peptidase, translating into MKKKNRAKGKEYTKKDDKNDVSGHYEKRGSQEKIPQPDFNSSMVYLNIYDLDAVSKVVNTVARSIGAGAFHAGVEVYGYEYSFGYIVDGETGVTKTSARYHPYHVNTPLTKDEVDLLVEVMKLQWIGDTYDILSRNCLNYADYFCNLLDVGGIPEWVMSLQKKVTWVKSNINVAASKLKELNKAAGIPTVINFIKKKYNDNDGDYEGCKVIVKS; encoded by the exons atgaagaaaaaaaatcgcgCCAAGGGAAAAGAGTACACAAAGAAAGATGACAAAAATGACGTGTCTGGGCATTACGAAAAGCGGGGTTCTCAGGAAAAAATCCCCCAGCCCGACTTCAATTCCAGCATGGTctatttaaatatatatgactTGGATGCCGTTTCCAAGGTTGTGAACACGGTGGCCAGATCGATAGGGGCAG GTGCCTTCCACGCAGGCGTAGAAGTCTACGGGTATGAGTACTCATTCGGTTACATAGTAG ACGGTGAAACGGGGGTGACCAAAACGAGCGCCCGTTATCATCCCTACCACGT TAATACTCCACTAACGAAGGACGAAGTAGACCTCTTGGTTGAGGTGATGAAACTGCAGTGGATCGGAGATACGTACGACATTTTGTCAAG GAATTGCCTTAACTACGCCGACTATTTCTGCAATTTGCTAG ATGTCGGCGGTATCCCCGAATGGGTCATgagtttacaaaaaaaagttacatgGGTAAAGTCAAATATAAATGTCGCTGCGTCAAAGTTGAAg gaattAAACAAAGCTGCCGGAATACCAACAGTGATAAATttcataaagaaaaagtacaacgACAATGATGGCGACTACGAAGG ATGTAAAGTGATTGTAAAGTCGTAg
- a CDS encoding RNA binding protein: protein MKKAGEVVRVDIFEDMQGRSKGCGIVEYSTFEEAQEAINTLNDSKLEDRLIFVREDREENSGNYQKGRFNSVRKDKLYGPRGRRDLDYRRDFRRDYPPRDGYRGDFRREFRRDDFPRSQFGMSGKRNCTLIVYNLPPQSTWKELKDLFKKHGRVVRADLRNEETPSKEITGTVIMESEYDAKNAIDALNFCNFDGYILKVNFDNTE from the exons ATGAAAAAAGCCGGAGAAGTCGTCAGGGTCGACATTTTTGAGGACATGCAAGGAAGGTCAAAG GGATGCGGTATTGTAGAATATTCAACTTTTGAAGAGGCACAGGAGGCCATAAACACCTTAAACGACTCCAAGTTGGAGG ACCGACTCATATTCGTCAGAGAGGATCGAGAAGAAAACTCGGGAAACTACCAAAAGGGCAGGTTCAACAGCGTGAGGAAGGACAAGTTGTACGGCCCCCGAGGCAGGCGCGATCTTGACTACAGAAGGGACTTTAGAAGGGATTACCCCCCCAGAGATGGATACAGAGGAGACTTCCGAAGGGAATTCCGAAGAGATGACTTTCCAAGAAGCCAATTTGGCATGTCCGGAAAGAGAAATTGCACCCTCATTGTTTACAACTTGCCACCCCAAAGCACCTGGAAGGAATTAAAGGATTTGTTTAAGAAGCACGGTCGTGTTGTAAGGGCAGATTTAAGAAATGAGGAAACCCCATCCAAGGAAATCACAGGAACGGTTATAATGGAAAGTGAGTACGACGCGAAAAACGCAATTGACGCGCTTAACTTTTGCAACTTCGACGGGTACATTCTGAAGGTCAACTTCGACAACACAGAGTAA